The proteins below come from a single Cinclus cinclus chromosome 23, bCinCin1.1, whole genome shotgun sequence genomic window:
- the CPLANE2 gene encoding ciliogenesis and planar polarity effector 2 isoform X4, whose product MAEQDRALEPGWLLSLAGRPYLDSILHKKQRRVFGLLERPALPPALAVPTVTYKLFLVGRSGVGKTALVAWLGGTSTPPAHHETLGIEATTLFWPAKPLASGRPVLFQLHLWDCGDGALRKFEHLLPVSGGRVSGWGRHLQEPAVRGCPRPQACKEEADAALFLFSFTDRASFEELPALMDRVLSPGDGDLIRVVVGTKFDLATHAAVTEEDVRTFEGTWGLRVLRAGGTPGAGGARAGLARVTPVLDALVEGLWRRDQVTAGVTRVDMGDTPT is encoded by the exons ATGGCAGAGCAGGACCGGGCGCTGGAGCCGggctggctcctgtccctcGCCGGCCGCCCCTACCTGGACTCCATCCTACATAAGAAACAACGGAGAGTGTTTG GTCTGCTGGAGCGCCCGGCCCTGCCGCCCGCCCTAGCTGTCCCCACTGTCACCTACAAACTCTTCCTGGTGGGGAGAAGCGGCGTCGGGAAGACGGCGCTGGTGGCCTGGCTGGGGGGGACCTCCACGCCCCCCGCCCACCACGAGACTCTGG GGATCGAGGCCACCACGCTGTTCTGGCCAGCCAAGCCCCTCGCCAGCGGCCGCCCCGTGCTGTTCCAGCTGCACCTCTGGGACTGCGGCGACGGAGCGCTCAGGAAGTTCGAGCACCTGCTGCCCGTGAGCGGGGGACGCGTTTCTGGGTGGGGGAGACACCTCCAGGAGCCCGCAGTGAGGGGATGTCCCCGTCCCCAGGCCTGTAAGGAGGAGGCGGACGCCGCcctatttctgttctccttcaCGGACCGCGCATCCTTCGAGGAGCTGCCGGCGCTCATGGACCGCGTGCTGAGCCCCGGGGACGGCGACCTCATCAGGGTAGTCGTGGGCACCAA aTTCGACCTGGCCACACACGCGGCCGTGACGGAGGAGGATGTGCGGACCTTCGAGGGGACGTGGGGGCTGCGTGTGCTGCGGGCCGGGGGGACCCCAGGGGCCGGTGGGGCGCGGGCGGGGCTGGCCCGGGTCACCCCTGTCCTGGACGCCCTGGTCGAGGGGCTCTGGCGGCGCGACCAAGTGACCGCCGGCGTCACCCGGGTGGACATGGGGGACACCCCCACATGA
- the CPLANE2 gene encoding ciliogenesis and planar polarity effector 2 isoform X3: MGVWTLGWGQKGTPQLRDAVTPYGKGGLFPVPQVWGPMAEQDRALEPGWLLSLAGRPYLDSILHKKQRRVFGLLERPALPPALAVPTVTYKLFLVGRSGVGKTALVAWLGGTSTPPAHHETLGIEATTLFWPAKPLASGRPVLFQLHLWDCGDGALRKFEHLLPACKEEADAALFLFSFTDRASFEELPALMDRVLSPGDGDLIRVVVGTKFDLATHAAVTEEDVRTFEGTWGLRVLRAGGTPGAGGARAGLARVTPVLDALVEGLWRRDQVTAGVTRVDMGDTPT; this comes from the exons ATGGGTGTCTGGACCCTGGGGTGGGGTCAGAAGGGGACCCCACAGCTGCGGGATGCAGTGACCCCATATGGGAAGGGGGGGCtcttccctgtcccccaggtTTGGGGGCCCATGGCAGAGCAGGACCGGGCGCTGGAGCCGggctggctcctgtccctcGCCGGCCGCCCCTACCTGGACTCCATCCTACATAAGAAACAACGGAGAGTGTTTG GTCTGCTGGAGCGCCCGGCCCTGCCGCCCGCCCTAGCTGTCCCCACTGTCACCTACAAACTCTTCCTGGTGGGGAGAAGCGGCGTCGGGAAGACGGCGCTGGTGGCCTGGCTGGGGGGGACCTCCACGCCCCCCGCCCACCACGAGACTCTGG GGATCGAGGCCACCACGCTGTTCTGGCCAGCCAAGCCCCTCGCCAGCGGCCGCCCCGTGCTGTTCCAGCTGCACCTCTGGGACTGCGGCGACGGAGCGCTCAGGAAGTTCGAGCACCTGCTGCCC GCCTGTAAGGAGGAGGCGGACGCCGCcctatttctgttctccttcaCGGACCGCGCATCCTTCGAGGAGCTGCCGGCGCTCATGGACCGCGTGCTGAGCCCCGGGGACGGCGACCTCATCAGGGTAGTCGTGGGCACCAA aTTCGACCTGGCCACACACGCGGCCGTGACGGAGGAGGATGTGCGGACCTTCGAGGGGACGTGGGGGCTGCGTGTGCTGCGGGCCGGGGGGACCCCAGGGGCCGGTGGGGCGCGGGCGGGGCTGGCCCGGGTCACCCCTGTCCTGGACGCCCTGGTCGAGGGGCTCTGGCGGCGCGACCAAGTGACCGCCGGCGTCACCCGGGTGGACATGGGGGACACCCCCACATGA
- the CPLANE2 gene encoding ciliogenesis and planar polarity effector 2 isoform X5, translating to MGVWTLGWGQKGTPQLRDAVTPYGKGGLFPVPQVWGPMAEQDRALEPGWLLSLAGRPYLDSILHKKQRRVFGIEATTLFWPAKPLASGRPVLFQLHLWDCGDGALRKFEHLLPVSGGRVSGWGRHLQEPAVRGCPRPQACKEEADAALFLFSFTDRASFEELPALMDRVLSPGDGDLIRVVVGTKFDLATHAAVTEEDVRTFEGTWGLRVLRAGGTPGAGGARAGLARVTPVLDALVEGLWRRDQVTAGVTRVDMGDTPT from the exons ATGGGTGTCTGGACCCTGGGGTGGGGTCAGAAGGGGACCCCACAGCTGCGGGATGCAGTGACCCCATATGGGAAGGGGGGGCtcttccctgtcccccaggtTTGGGGGCCCATGGCAGAGCAGGACCGGGCGCTGGAGCCGggctggctcctgtccctcGCCGGCCGCCCCTACCTGGACTCCATCCTACATAAGAAACAACGGAGAGTGTTTG GGATCGAGGCCACCACGCTGTTCTGGCCAGCCAAGCCCCTCGCCAGCGGCCGCCCCGTGCTGTTCCAGCTGCACCTCTGGGACTGCGGCGACGGAGCGCTCAGGAAGTTCGAGCACCTGCTGCCCGTGAGCGGGGGACGCGTTTCTGGGTGGGGGAGACACCTCCAGGAGCCCGCAGTGAGGGGATGTCCCCGTCCCCAGGCCTGTAAGGAGGAGGCGGACGCCGCcctatttctgttctccttcaCGGACCGCGCATCCTTCGAGGAGCTGCCGGCGCTCATGGACCGCGTGCTGAGCCCCGGGGACGGCGACCTCATCAGGGTAGTCGTGGGCACCAA aTTCGACCTGGCCACACACGCGGCCGTGACGGAGGAGGATGTGCGGACCTTCGAGGGGACGTGGGGGCTGCGTGTGCTGCGGGCCGGGGGGACCCCAGGGGCCGGTGGGGCGCGGGCGGGGCTGGCCCGGGTCACCCCTGTCCTGGACGCCCTGGTCGAGGGGCTCTGGCGGCGCGACCAAGTGACCGCCGGCGTCACCCGGGTGGACATGGGGGACACCCCCACATGA
- the CPLANE2 gene encoding ciliogenesis and planar polarity effector 2 isoform X1, producing MGVWTLGWGQKGTPQLRDAVTPYGKGGLFPVPQVWGPMAEQDRALEPGWLLSLAGRPYLDSILHKKQRRVFGLLERPALPPALAVPTVTYKLFLVGRSGVGKTALVAWLGGTSTPPAHHETLGIEATTLFWPAKPLASGRPVLFQLHLWDCGDGALRKFEHLLPVSGGRVSGWGRHLQEPAVRGCPRPQACKEEADAALFLFSFTDRASFEELPALMDRVLSPGDGDLIRVVVGTKFDLATHAAVTEEDVRTFEGTWGLRVLRAGGTPGAGGARAGLARVTPVLDALVEGLWRRDQVTAGVTRVDMGDTPT from the exons ATGGGTGTCTGGACCCTGGGGTGGGGTCAGAAGGGGACCCCACAGCTGCGGGATGCAGTGACCCCATATGGGAAGGGGGGGCtcttccctgtcccccaggtTTGGGGGCCCATGGCAGAGCAGGACCGGGCGCTGGAGCCGggctggctcctgtccctcGCCGGCCGCCCCTACCTGGACTCCATCCTACATAAGAAACAACGGAGAGTGTTTG GTCTGCTGGAGCGCCCGGCCCTGCCGCCCGCCCTAGCTGTCCCCACTGTCACCTACAAACTCTTCCTGGTGGGGAGAAGCGGCGTCGGGAAGACGGCGCTGGTGGCCTGGCTGGGGGGGACCTCCACGCCCCCCGCCCACCACGAGACTCTGG GGATCGAGGCCACCACGCTGTTCTGGCCAGCCAAGCCCCTCGCCAGCGGCCGCCCCGTGCTGTTCCAGCTGCACCTCTGGGACTGCGGCGACGGAGCGCTCAGGAAGTTCGAGCACCTGCTGCCCGTGAGCGGGGGACGCGTTTCTGGGTGGGGGAGACACCTCCAGGAGCCCGCAGTGAGGGGATGTCCCCGTCCCCAGGCCTGTAAGGAGGAGGCGGACGCCGCcctatttctgttctccttcaCGGACCGCGCATCCTTCGAGGAGCTGCCGGCGCTCATGGACCGCGTGCTGAGCCCCGGGGACGGCGACCTCATCAGGGTAGTCGTGGGCACCAA aTTCGACCTGGCCACACACGCGGCCGTGACGGAGGAGGATGTGCGGACCTTCGAGGGGACGTGGGGGCTGCGTGTGCTGCGGGCCGGGGGGACCCCAGGGGCCGGTGGGGCGCGGGCGGGGCTGGCCCGGGTCACCCCTGTCCTGGACGCCCTGGTCGAGGGGCTCTGGCGGCGCGACCAAGTGACCGCCGGCGTCACCCGGGTGGACATGGGGGACACCCCCACATGA
- the CPLANE2 gene encoding ciliogenesis and planar polarity effector 2 isoform X2, producing MGVWTLGWGQKGTPQLRDAVTPYGKGGLFPVPQVWGPMAEQDRALEPGWLLSLAGRPYLDSILHKKQRRVFAVPTVTYKLFLVGRSGVGKTALVAWLGGTSTPPAHHETLGIEATTLFWPAKPLASGRPVLFQLHLWDCGDGALRKFEHLLPVSGGRVSGWGRHLQEPAVRGCPRPQACKEEADAALFLFSFTDRASFEELPALMDRVLSPGDGDLIRVVVGTKFDLATHAAVTEEDVRTFEGTWGLRVLRAGGTPGAGGARAGLARVTPVLDALVEGLWRRDQVTAGVTRVDMGDTPT from the exons ATGGGTGTCTGGACCCTGGGGTGGGGTCAGAAGGGGACCCCACAGCTGCGGGATGCAGTGACCCCATATGGGAAGGGGGGGCtcttccctgtcccccaggtTTGGGGGCCCATGGCAGAGCAGGACCGGGCGCTGGAGCCGggctggctcctgtccctcGCCGGCCGCCCCTACCTGGACTCCATCCTACATAAGAAACAACGGAGAGTGTTTG CTGTCCCCACTGTCACCTACAAACTCTTCCTGGTGGGGAGAAGCGGCGTCGGGAAGACGGCGCTGGTGGCCTGGCTGGGGGGGACCTCCACGCCCCCCGCCCACCACGAGACTCTGG GGATCGAGGCCACCACGCTGTTCTGGCCAGCCAAGCCCCTCGCCAGCGGCCGCCCCGTGCTGTTCCAGCTGCACCTCTGGGACTGCGGCGACGGAGCGCTCAGGAAGTTCGAGCACCTGCTGCCCGTGAGCGGGGGACGCGTTTCTGGGTGGGGGAGACACCTCCAGGAGCCCGCAGTGAGGGGATGTCCCCGTCCCCAGGCCTGTAAGGAGGAGGCGGACGCCGCcctatttctgttctccttcaCGGACCGCGCATCCTTCGAGGAGCTGCCGGCGCTCATGGACCGCGTGCTGAGCCCCGGGGACGGCGACCTCATCAGGGTAGTCGTGGGCACCAA aTTCGACCTGGCCACACACGCGGCCGTGACGGAGGAGGATGTGCGGACCTTCGAGGGGACGTGGGGGCTGCGTGTGCTGCGGGCCGGGGGGACCCCAGGGGCCGGTGGGGCGCGGGCGGGGCTGGCCCGGGTCACCCCTGTCCTGGACGCCCTGGTCGAGGGGCTCTGGCGGCGCGACCAAGTGACCGCCGGCGTCACCCGGGTGGACATGGGGGACACCCCCACATGA